A window from Thermomonas aquatica encodes these proteins:
- the sdhA gene encoding succinate dehydrogenase flavoprotein subunit: MSAYKIHEHQFDMLVVGAGGAGLRATFGLAQKGLKTACITKVFPTRSHTVAAQGGISAALGNMGEDDWRFHFYDTIKGSDWLGDQDAIEYMCREAIPAIIELEHQGVPFSRTDEGKIYQRPFGGMTTHYGKGIAQRTCAAADRTGHAILHTLYQQSLAHDAQFFIEYFALDLIMDADGACRGVLALDMAEGSLHLFRAQGTVLATGGYGRAYFSATSAHTCTGDGGGMALRAGLAMQDMEFVQFHPTGIYGAGCLITEGVRGEGGILRNSAGERFMERYAPNAKDLASRDVVSRSMTIEIREGRGVGEHKDHIHLDLTHLDPKDIHEKLPGIAESARIFAGVDVEKQPIPVIPTVHYNMGGIPTNYHGEVVQLRNGDPDAVVPGLYAIGEAACVSVHGANRLGSNSLLDLVVFGRAVANRCAETITPGAAQKDLPADACDKALANLDKLRNAHGDTPTAVIRNNMQRAMQRDAAVFRTGETLAEGVKAIRDINASFADVKVSDRSLVWNSDLIETLELQNLLGQALTTIVSAENRTESRGAHAREDYPERDDQNWHKHTVCLVDEAGNTRIDYRPVHMYTLSSDVEVVPPKPRVY; encoded by the coding sequence GTGTCCGCCTACAAGATCCATGAACACCAGTTCGACATGCTCGTGGTCGGCGCCGGCGGCGCCGGCCTGCGCGCCACCTTCGGCCTGGCCCAGAAGGGCCTGAAGACCGCCTGCATCACCAAGGTCTTCCCGACCCGCTCGCACACCGTGGCGGCGCAGGGCGGCATCTCCGCCGCGCTCGGCAACATGGGCGAGGACGACTGGCGCTTCCATTTCTACGACACCATCAAGGGTTCGGACTGGCTGGGCGACCAGGACGCGATCGAGTACATGTGCCGCGAGGCGATCCCGGCGATCATCGAGCTGGAACACCAGGGCGTGCCGTTCAGCCGCACCGACGAGGGCAAGATCTACCAGCGCCCGTTCGGCGGCATGACCACCCACTACGGCAAGGGCATCGCCCAGCGCACCTGCGCCGCCGCCGACCGCACCGGCCACGCGATCCTGCACACCCTGTACCAGCAGTCGCTGGCGCACGACGCGCAGTTCTTCATCGAGTACTTCGCGCTGGACCTGATCATGGATGCCGATGGCGCCTGCCGCGGCGTGCTGGCGCTGGACATGGCCGAGGGCAGCCTGCACCTGTTCCGCGCGCAGGGCACGGTGCTGGCCACCGGCGGCTACGGCCGCGCGTATTTCAGCGCGACCTCCGCGCATACCTGCACCGGCGACGGCGGCGGCATGGCGCTGCGCGCGGGTCTTGCGATGCAGGACATGGAGTTCGTGCAGTTCCATCCGACCGGCATCTACGGCGCCGGCTGCCTGATCACCGAGGGCGTGCGCGGCGAAGGCGGCATCCTGCGCAACAGCGCGGGCGAGCGCTTCATGGAGCGCTACGCGCCGAACGCGAAGGACCTGGCCTCGCGCGACGTGGTCAGCCGTTCGATGACCATCGAGATCCGCGAAGGTCGCGGCGTCGGCGAGCACAAGGACCACATCCACCTCGACCTCACCCACCTCGACCCGAAGGACATCCACGAGAAGCTGCCCGGCATCGCCGAGAGCGCGCGGATCTTCGCCGGCGTCGACGTCGAGAAGCAGCCGATCCCGGTGATCCCGACCGTGCACTACAACATGGGCGGCATCCCGACCAACTACCACGGCGAAGTGGTGCAGCTGCGCAACGGCGATCCCGACGCGGTGGTGCCGGGCCTGTACGCCATCGGCGAGGCGGCCTGCGTGTCGGTGCACGGTGCCAACCGCCTGGGCAGCAACTCGCTGCTCGACCTGGTGGTGTTCGGCCGCGCGGTGGCCAACCGCTGCGCCGAGACCATCACCCCGGGCGCGGCGCAGAAGGACCTGCCGGCCGATGCCTGCGACAAGGCGCTGGCCAACCTCGACAAGCTGCGCAACGCGCACGGCGACACCCCGACCGCGGTCATCCGCAACAACATGCAGCGCGCGATGCAGCGCGACGCGGCGGTGTTCCGTACCGGCGAGACGCTGGCCGAGGGCGTCAAGGCGATCCGCGACATCAACGCCAGCTTCGCCGACGTGAAGGTCAGCGACCGTTCGCTGGTGTGGAACTCGGACCTGATCGAGACGCTGGAGCTGCAGAACCTGCTGGGCCAGGCCCTGACCACGATCGTCTCCGCCGAGAACCGCACCGAATCGCGCGGCGCGCACGCGCGCGAGGACTACCCGGAGCGCGACGACCAGAACTGGCACAAGCACACCGTGTGCTTGGTCGACGAGGCCGGCAACACCCGCATCGACTACCGCCCGGTGCACATGTACACGCTCAGCAGCGATGTTGAAGTCGTGCCGCCGAAGCCGCGCGTCTACTGA
- a CDS encoding succinate dehydrogenase iron-sulfur subunit — MAEFTLPKNSRILKGKHFPAPAGAKQPRTFKVYRWNPDDGMNPRVDTYDVDLAACGPMVLDALIKIKNEIDPTLTFRRSCREGICGSCAMNIDGTNTLACTKAIDDCGKDNGEVPIYPLPHMPVVKDLVPDLTHFYAQYASIKPWLRTQTAAPTRERLQSKEDRAKLDGLYECILCACCSTSCPSYWWNGERYLGPAILLQAYRWIIDSRDEDTGGRLDDLEDPFKLYRCHTIMNCARTCPKGLNPAKAIGEIKQLMLARRV, encoded by the coding sequence ATGGCCGAATTCACCCTCCCGAAGAACTCCAGGATCCTGAAGGGCAAGCACTTCCCGGCGCCCGCGGGCGCGAAGCAGCCGCGCACCTTCAAGGTCTATCGCTGGAACCCCGACGACGGCATGAACCCGCGCGTCGACACCTACGACGTCGACCTCGCCGCGTGCGGGCCGATGGTTCTCGACGCGCTGATCAAGATCAAGAACGAGATCGACCCCACGCTCACCTTCCGCCGCTCCTGCCGCGAAGGCATCTGCGGGTCGTGCGCGATGAACATCGACGGCACCAACACCCTGGCCTGCACCAAGGCCATCGACGACTGCGGCAAGGACAATGGCGAGGTGCCGATCTACCCGCTGCCGCACATGCCGGTGGTCAAGGACCTGGTCCCCGACCTGACCCATTTCTACGCGCAGTACGCCTCGATCAAGCCCTGGCTGCGCACGCAGACCGCCGCGCCGACCCGCGAGCGCCTGCAGTCCAAGGAAGACCGCGCCAAGCTGGACGGCCTGTACGAGTGCATCCTGTGCGCCTGCTGCAGCACGTCCTGCCCGAGCTACTGGTGGAACGGCGAGCGCTACCTCGGCCCGGCGATCCTGCTGCAGGCCTATCGCTGGATCATCGACTCGCGCGACGAGGACACCGGCGGCCGCCTGGACGACCTGGAAGACCCGTTCAAGCTGTACCGCTGCCACACCATCATGAACTGCGCACGCACCTGCCCGAAGGGATTGAACCCGGCCAAGGCGATCGGCGAGATCAAGCAGCTGATGCTGGCGCGTCGCGTCTGA
- a CDS encoding succinate dehydrogenase assembly factor 2, producing MTDDEVELRKLRWRCRRGMRELDQLLERWLDREWRQSPTPQRELFLALLDTEDDKLWRWFLGHEVSPDVEIAALVDRIRTLPP from the coding sequence ATGACCGACGACGAAGTCGAACTGCGCAAGCTGCGCTGGCGTTGCCGGCGCGGCATGCGCGAGCTCGACCAGCTGCTGGAACGCTGGCTGGACCGCGAATGGCGGCAAAGTCCTACCCCGCAGCGCGAGCTGTTCCTGGCGCTGCTGGACACCGAGGACGACAAACTCTGGCGCTGGTTCCTTGGCCATGAGGTTTCGCCCGATGTCGAAATCGCGGCGCTCGTCGATCGCATCCGCACCTTGCCGCCTTGA
- a CDS encoding lipoprotein-releasing ABC transporter permease subunit, which produces MFKPVPVAIGLRYLRAKRRNGFISFISLASILGIALGVTALITTLAVMSGFQREIRDRMLQMAAHATVSGYGEPLQDWQRAVKVALEDKRVDGAAPYIEKISLILSANSQPAMLRGVVPAQEDKVSVLGQKLVQGKLADLQPGSFRIVLGRELAVWLGVSVGDDVLVALDDFRSSPVGGVQTMKRFKVSGIFEAGYNEFDKGLAVVNLQDLQRLLRMGDGVTGVRLKMHDMDQAFDVARDLATKLQAGDPRSGFRVSDWTQDNANLFRALKMEKTVMAILLSLIVAMGAFNLVSSQVMLVTDKQADIAILRTLGLTPRQVMQVFMVQGSLIGIIGTVSGVLGGILLTLNLDRILKGIEAVFGVQLLPEDVYYITGLPTDLQASDVGTIACVALVMAFLATLYPAWRAARTAPAEALRYE; this is translated from the coding sequence ATGTTCAAACCCGTCCCCGTCGCCATCGGCCTGCGCTACCTGCGCGCGAAACGCCGCAACGGCTTCATCTCCTTCATCTCGCTGGCCTCGATCCTCGGCATCGCGCTGGGCGTGACCGCGTTGATCACCACCCTGGCGGTGATGAGCGGCTTCCAGCGCGAGATCCGCGACCGCATGCTGCAGATGGCCGCGCACGCGACCGTCAGCGGTTACGGCGAGCCGCTGCAGGACTGGCAGCGCGCGGTGAAGGTCGCGCTGGAAGACAAGCGCGTCGATGGCGCCGCGCCCTACATCGAGAAGATCTCGCTGATCCTCAGCGCCAACAGCCAGCCGGCGATGCTGCGCGGGGTGGTGCCGGCGCAGGAGGACAAGGTCTCCGTGCTCGGCCAGAAGCTGGTGCAGGGCAAGCTGGCCGACCTGCAGCCGGGCAGCTTCAGGATCGTGCTCGGGCGCGAACTCGCCGTGTGGCTGGGCGTGAGCGTGGGCGACGACGTGCTGGTCGCGCTCGACGATTTCCGCAGCAGCCCGGTCGGCGGCGTGCAGACCATGAAGCGGTTCAAGGTCAGCGGCATCTTCGAGGCCGGCTACAACGAATTCGACAAGGGCCTGGCGGTGGTCAACCTGCAGGACCTGCAGCGCCTGCTGCGGATGGGCGACGGCGTCACCGGCGTGCGACTGAAGATGCACGACATGGACCAGGCCTTCGACGTCGCCCGCGACCTCGCCACCAAGCTGCAGGCCGGCGACCCGCGCAGCGGCTTCCGGGTCAGCGACTGGACCCAGGACAACGCCAACCTGTTCCGCGCGCTGAAGATGGAGAAGACGGTGATGGCGATCCTGCTGTCGCTGATCGTGGCGATGGGCGCGTTCAACCTGGTGTCCTCGCAGGTGATGCTGGTCACCGACAAGCAGGCCGACATCGCCATCCTGCGCACGCTGGGCCTGACCCCGCGGCAGGTGATGCAGGTGTTCATGGTGCAGGGCAGCCTGATCGGCATCATCGGCACCGTGTCCGGCGTGCTCGGCGGCATCCTGCTGACGCTCAACCTGGACCGCATCCTCAAGGGCATCGAGGCCGTGTTCGGGGTGCAGTTGCTGCCCGAGGACGTGTACTACATCACCGGCCTGCCCACCGACCTGCAGGCTTCCGACGTGGGCACCATCGCCTGCGTGGCGCTGGTGATGGCGTTCCTGGCCACGCTGTACCCGGCATGGCGCGCGGCGCGCACCGCACCGGCGGAGGCGCTGCGCTATGAGTGA
- the lolD gene encoding lipoprotein-releasing ABC transporter ATP-binding protein LolD, whose protein sequence is MDTHVDEVIRAEGLGKTYAEGKLHTPVFDGLDIAVQAGETVAILGASGAGKSTLLHLLGGLDVPTAGEVFVAGQKMSALSDAARGRLRNRALGFVYQFHHLLPEFTALENVMMPVLLAGQGVAGAHKRAQELLESVGLGHRLQHKPGELSGGERQRAAVARALVNAPACVLGDEPTGNLDEKTAANVFAQMLELNRAQRTSLVLVTHDRSLARKLDRVLELHEGKLRELAARDV, encoded by the coding sequence TTGGACACGCACGTCGACGAAGTGATCCGCGCCGAAGGCCTGGGCAAGACCTATGCCGAGGGCAAGCTGCACACGCCGGTGTTCGACGGCCTCGACATCGCGGTGCAGGCCGGCGAGACGGTGGCGATCCTCGGCGCATCCGGCGCCGGCAAGAGCACCTTGCTGCACCTGCTCGGCGGGCTCGACGTGCCGACCGCGGGCGAGGTGTTCGTCGCCGGACAGAAGATGAGTGCGCTGTCCGATGCGGCGCGCGGCCGCCTGCGCAACCGCGCGCTCGGCTTCGTCTACCAGTTCCACCACCTGCTGCCGGAATTCACCGCGCTGGAGAACGTGATGATGCCGGTGCTGCTGGCCGGGCAGGGCGTGGCCGGCGCGCACAAGCGCGCGCAGGAGTTGCTGGAATCGGTGGGCCTCGGCCACCGCCTGCAACACAAGCCGGGCGAGCTGTCCGGCGGCGAACGCCAGCGTGCCGCGGTCGCGCGCGCGCTGGTCAACGCGCCGGCCTGCGTGCTCGGCGACGAACCCACCGGCAACCTCGACGAGAAGACCGCGGCGAACGTGTTCGCGCAGATGCTGGAGCTCAACCGTGCGCAGCGCACCAGCCTGGTGCTGGTGACCCACGACCGCAGCCTGGCGCGCAAGCTGGACCGGGTGCTGGAGCTGCACGAAGGCAAGCTGCGCGAGCTGGCTGCGCGCGACGTCTGA
- a CDS encoding DNA internalization-related competence protein ComEC/Rec2, whose translation MAISISFPNRIARRWPRADAMALPALFGPACATAMLAGAGACLALPALPAWPWLLVVACTGMVLASRERWARLAGVLLFGFAFAGLHAAHALRQQVPAAWVGKAHALDGRIVELPLHEPRRTRFEFVVDADAAQPAALRGKRLRLAWYEDDPRARARLVAGSRWRLPVQLRPPQGLRNPGGNDGEKQAMAARIAATGHVLEPALARRLSPPAGIEAWREAMSARIAATALPSSRFIRALALGDTRSLTEDDWSRLRAAGLTHLIAISGFHVGLVAGFFALLSVACWWACPGLCRHVPRPFAGGFGAIAGAFAYAAMTGFALPTLRTAVMIAALVAARCLRRRQRLVDTLALGCIVLLLLDPLAILGAGFWLSFAGVAWLLWCLPAEQGPRRWAMVHDFAAAQAVATLGLLPLTVTLFGQASFAGPFANLAAVPWWSLVVIPLALLGLLAESLHAGGGAILWHAAAWCFDGLWPLLARIADSPLAMAWLPESRWHALPLALLSVFWLLLPRGVPGKPLAMLLWLPLLCPPRDLPGQGEAELVVIDVGQGLSVLVRTARHSLLYDMGPATPDGFDAGARAVVPALHALGVGSLDAALLSHGDNDHAGGWAAVAREFPIAALLAPAGSPAPGIANCVAGQSWEWDGVRFRMLHPTPGFPYLGNEASCVLRIETARGSALLTGDIGHYVERALLRREGARLRNQVVIVPHHGSAGSSDPGFIDATRAQLAVVSSGAGNRFGHPKPQVVRRWCDAGAEVLDTARSGAVRIWLGRNGLQADERRASRPRLWDAARRRHAAAGLCYAPE comes from the coding sequence ATGGCGATCAGCATCTCCTTCCCGAATCGCATCGCCCGGCGCTGGCCCCGCGCCGATGCCATGGCGTTGCCGGCGCTGTTCGGCCCTGCCTGCGCCACCGCCATGTTGGCCGGTGCCGGCGCCTGCCTGGCCTTGCCGGCCTTGCCGGCTTGGCCTTGGCTGCTGGTGGTGGCGTGCACGGGCATGGTCCTGGCGAGCCGCGAGCGATGGGCGCGGCTCGCCGGCGTGCTGCTGTTCGGCTTCGCGTTCGCAGGCCTGCATGCCGCCCATGCCCTGCGCCAGCAGGTTCCCGCGGCATGGGTCGGCAAGGCGCATGCGCTGGATGGGCGCATCGTCGAATTGCCCTTGCACGAGCCGCGCCGCACCCGCTTCGAATTCGTGGTCGATGCCGATGCCGCGCAGCCGGCCGCGCTGCGCGGCAAGCGCCTGCGCCTGGCCTGGTACGAAGACGATCCGCGCGCGCGCGCAAGGCTGGTCGCCGGCAGTCGCTGGCGATTGCCGGTGCAGTTGCGCCCGCCGCAGGGCCTGCGCAACCCGGGCGGCAACGATGGCGAAAAGCAGGCCATGGCCGCGCGCATCGCCGCGACCGGCCATGTCCTCGAGCCCGCGCTGGCGCGGCGGCTTTCCCCGCCGGCCGGCATCGAGGCCTGGCGCGAGGCCATGAGTGCGCGGATCGCGGCGACGGCGCTGCCGTCCTCGCGCTTCATCCGTGCGCTGGCGCTGGGCGACACGCGCAGCCTCACGGAAGACGATTGGTCGCGCTTGCGCGCGGCGGGCCTGACCCATCTCATCGCGATCTCGGGTTTCCATGTCGGGCTGGTCGCGGGGTTCTTCGCCCTGCTGTCGGTCGCCTGCTGGTGGGCGTGCCCGGGCCTGTGCCGCCATGTCCCGCGTCCGTTCGCGGGCGGGTTCGGCGCGATTGCCGGCGCCTTCGCCTATGCGGCGATGACCGGGTTCGCGTTGCCGACCCTGCGCACCGCGGTGATGATCGCGGCCCTGGTCGCCGCGCGTTGCCTGCGCCGCCGGCAGCGCCTGGTCGACACCCTCGCCCTGGGTTGCATCGTGCTGTTGCTGCTGGATCCGCTGGCGATCCTCGGCGCGGGCTTCTGGCTGAGCTTCGCCGGCGTGGCATGGCTGCTGTGGTGCCTGCCCGCGGAGCAGGGGCCGCGGCGCTGGGCGATGGTCCACGACTTCGCCGCGGCGCAGGCCGTGGCTACCCTTGGCCTGCTGCCCTTGACGGTGACCCTGTTCGGCCAGGCCTCGTTCGCGGGGCCGTTCGCCAATCTCGCCGCGGTGCCCTGGTGGAGCCTGGTGGTGATCCCGTTGGCCCTGCTCGGGTTGCTGGCGGAAAGCCTGCATGCGGGGGGCGGCGCGATCCTCTGGCACGCGGCGGCATGGTGTTTCGACGGGCTGTGGCCATTGCTGGCGCGCATCGCCGACAGCCCGCTGGCGATGGCCTGGTTGCCGGAATCGCGCTGGCATGCGCTGCCGCTGGCCCTGCTGTCGGTGTTCTGGCTGTTGCTGCCGCGCGGCGTGCCGGGCAAGCCGCTGGCGATGCTGCTGTGGCTGCCGTTGCTGTGCCCGCCGCGCGATCTGCCGGGGCAGGGCGAGGCGGAGCTGGTGGTCATCGACGTGGGGCAGGGGCTGTCGGTATTGGTGCGCACCGCGCGCCACAGCCTGCTGTACGACATGGGGCCGGCGACGCCGGACGGTTTCGATGCCGGCGCGCGCGCGGTGGTGCCGGCCTTGCATGCGCTGGGCGTGGGCAGCCTGGATGCCGCGCTGCTCAGCCATGGCGACAACGACCATGCCGGCGGCTGGGCCGCGGTGGCCAGGGAATTCCCGATCGCCGCCTTGCTGGCGCCGGCAGGCAGCCCGGCACCCGGGATCGCCAACTGCGTGGCCGGCCAGTCCTGGGAATGGGACGGGGTGCGTTTCCGCATGCTGCATCCGACCCCCGGCTTCCCCTACCTGGGCAACGAAGCCAGTTGCGTGCTGCGCATCGAAACCGCCCGCGGCAGCGCGCTGCTGACCGGCGACATCGGCCACTACGTCGAGCGCGCGCTGCTGCGCCGCGAGGGCGCCCGCCTGCGCAACCAGGTCGTGATCGTCCCCCACCATGGCAGCGCCGGTTCCTCGGATCCCGGTTTCATCGACGCGACCCGGGCGCAGCTGGCCGTGGTCTCGTCCGGTGCCGGCAATCGCTTCGGCCATCCCAAGCCGCAGGTGGTGCGCCGCTGGTGCGATGCGGGGGCGGAAGTGCTGGATACCGCGCGTTCCGGCGCCGTGCGCATCTGGTTGGGCCGCAACGGCCTGCAAGCGGACGAGCGCCGCGCCAGCCGGCCGCGGCTGTGGGATGCCGCGCGGCGGCGGCATGCGGCGGCTGGGCTATGCTACGCACCGGAGTAG